The window GAGGGGGCCGGGGGGAGGGGGCCCTCACCCCAATGCCGCCGGCGGGCGATAGATCCATCCCTCCAGCCGCAGCGTCTCCTCGGGGACGCGGGAGGTGCGGAAGGGCTGGTCGAGGTCCTCGCGGCACTGCCAGGCGGCCAGCGCGGCGATGCAGGCGTCGCGGGCGTCCTCCAGGGTGCAGGCGATCACCTCCAGGGAGGGGTGCTCAAAGGAGAAAAAGGTGCGCAGCCCCGCCGGCCGCGCCCGCACCTCGCCGGGGCGCGAGGGGACGCGCGAGCCCTTGATCCCCAGGTCCTTGACGGCGCCGGAGGGGTACACCTCCACCAGCGTCGTCGGGGCGTCGGCGGGGGCCTGGGGGACGATGGAGACCTCCGCCTCGTCGCGCAGCTCGTGCAGCCAGCGCAGCCCCTCCACCGTCTGCTTGTAGAGGCGGAGGTCGAGCGGGGCCATGGCGCCGTTGGTGTCGGTGGCGCGCGGCGACTTGAAGAGGTCTGGGAAGGCGTCTCGCACCTCGTCCGCGGGGCGGTCCGCGACCCAGGCGGCGGTGGCGGACCACGACGCGCGCCGCCCGGCCGCCAATCGCTCCGACATCGCCGCCGGGACGCCGAAGGGGAAGTCCGCGCCCCACAGGACGCGCTCGTCCGCGCCGGCGCCCGCCGTCTTCCGCCACCCGCCCGCGACGTACGAGCGCAGGTCCTCACGGAACGGATGCGGCTGGAGCCACCGGACGTGAAGCCGGCCGTCGCGCTCCTCGCCCAGCGCGCTCCACAGGTTGGAAAGGGGCTCCTTGGCCCCGCTGAAGTCGATCCCGCCGAAGTAGCGGAAGGGGGTCATCGCGTCCGCGTGGGGGCGGTGGTCGAAGGGGGCGCGCCGCGCTCGGCGACGCGCTGGAGAAAGGCTTCCACCCGGCGGCGGTAGCCGCGCAGGTGCCGCACGCCGTGCCCGGCGTCGCGGTAGCGGTAGTACTTCCACTGCGTGCTGTCGCGGCCCTGCGCGCGCAGCACCGCGTCAAGCCGGTCCGCATGGGCGACGTGCACCTTGCGGTCGTCGCTGCCGTGGTGCGCCTGCACCGCGGGGAGCCGGTCCGCGAAGTAGACCACGGAGCGGCGCAGCAGCTCCTGCCGCGCCCGCGGCACCGTCGTGCGCCCGTCGCGCAGGGCGAAGAGGACGCTGTCCGCCAGGTACCCGGCGCCGGGAAGGCGCGGCACGCTGGAGCCCACGGCGCGCTTCGCCAGCCCGCGCACCTGCGGGAGGAAGAAGTCGGTGGGCCCGTACAGGTCCGCCACCGCCTTCACCCGCCGGTCGCGCGCCGCCATCAGCAGCGCCACACCGCCGCCGCGGCTCCGCCCCACCACCGCCACGCGCCCGCTGTCCGCCTCCGGCACGTTCGCCAGGACGCTGGAGAGGAGCCCCATCGCGTCGTCCACGTCGCGGTCCCACGGGCTGGGGAGCCCCTCCGATTCGTAGCGACGAAAAGGCGTGAGGCGGATCGGCTCCGAGCGGAAGGAGGGGATGACCTGCACCCACCCGCGCGCCACCGGGCCGGAGTGGAAGAAGTAGTACGCCGTCGCGCCGCTCTCGCCGCCGTGGGTGATGACGAGCACCGGGAGGCGCCGCCCCTCCGCCCCATCCGGCACCCTCACCGCGCCGTAGTGCCGAATTCCGCCCACGGTGTGCGACACCACCATCGTTCGCCCCGTGCGCCCGTCGCGCTTCGTGTATTCCACGCGGTAGCCGTGCGCCCCGGTGTCGCGCCCGGCCCAATCCGCCTCCACCGCCGCGATCTCCGCGGCCGTAGGAGGCGCAAAGAGCGCGTCCAGCATCGGCCCGGACTGCGCCGGCGGCATCCCCTGCGCGCACCCGCCGAGCGCGGCCAGTATGGCGGCGAGCAGGGAGCGTATACGGTGTCTGCGGATCAATGCGTGCTCCTGGACGGGTAACCGGAATCTCGCGGGCCCACCGCAACCCGCATCCAGAAACGAATGAAGCCGCCTCAAACCGCACGTACGCCCTATCAGGTTTGCCGAGGCGGAACGGCGGGTCTCACACAGAGACCCGGAGAAAACAACAAGGCGCAGAGAACTTCCCTCTTCTGTTCTCTCCCTTTTCCCTCCGTGTCTCCGTGTGAAACTCCCGTTCAGGATTGCACGTCCCGGGCCTTCCAGACGCGGCGTGCAGAAACGGTGCTTTCGGTACTTATCCCAGCTCCGGTGGGGACAGCAGGCGGCTGGCGAGGGCGTATTCGACGTCGGATGCGAGCTCGCGGGCGTCGGTGCGGTCGCGGCGGCGGATGCGGAGCGAAACCTCGCCGGTGGCGGCACGGGGGAAGCCTTCGAGGGCACGCAGGTCGGCGGCGGCGACCTCCAGGCGCGGGCGCCACCATGGCCCCGCCACCCGCACCGCGCGCAGCGCTCGGAGCGGGATCAGCAGCTCGCGCACGTCGGACTCGTCGGTGCCCTGCTCGTACCGCCCGCCCCGGTTCCGCTGGAACTCCTCGATGGTGCGGAACTGGAGGCGCAGCGCCGGACCGTCCAGCGACGCCACGCCCACGACCGACGTCCTGACGATGTGCATCTCGCTGCCGCCCGAGAGCTGCTCACTGCGCGGCGGGAGGGTGAAGGGGACGGCGCTCACCGCGCCCCTGGCTGCAAAGCCGCGCCGCGGTGATCGGGTGCAGAGATGCGCATTAGGCTCTACACTCAGCCTTCCGCTTCGCGATGGACCGCGACGTCACCGCCCACACGCGCGGATGCCCGTGCGAGCAGCGTCAGGACAACGACCGCGAGAACGGTGGCGAGGATCGCGTAGGTGTACAGACCGGCAAGACTCTCGGAGGTGCCGAATACCTGTTTGATCGTGGCCTTGATTGCCTCGTTCCAGGCCAGCGCCGCGACAAGGCCAAGCGAGGCCGAGGCGAGGGTGATCATCGTCTGGAGCATCACGCGCGGGTTGGCCATTGCGTCTTCTCGGCTCACGATTTCGATTGGTCAGCGGACCTGGACCTGCTGCGTCATCGCGGTCTTCGTCTCCCACCCCGTGCCGGCGTAGGTGTGCACCACGCGCAGCGTGTAGCTCCCCGCCGGCACGCCGCGCAGGGTGGCGTCGAAGGCCAGCGTGCCGATGCTCTGGATGCACATCTCCGCGGTGGAGCGCGCGCTGACGGTGAGGGTCAGCGTGCTCCCGTCGCGCGCCGCGGTGCCGCTGAGCGCGTAGCACGGATTGGGTGTGGAGATGGTGCCGCGCACGGCAACCGTCCCCGTGCCGCCGGTGGCGCCGTCGGGAGCGCCGCCGGGTTCGCGCTGCCTGAATTCGACGGTCACCGGGCCGCCCGGCGTGGAGGGCTGCGCGGGTGCCTGCCCGGTGGAGGGGGTGCCGCTGCCGGTGCCGGAATCGCCGGGTGTGTTCATCGAGCAGGCCAGGAGCGTGGGGACGAGGATCAGGGGAGCGAGCAGGCGTCGCATGGTTCGTCCGGGTTCGGGGGACTTCGTCGGCAAAGATCCGCCGCCACGACCTGGGCCGCAAGGATCGGGCTACGCCTCCACCCCGAGTTGCCAGGCCAGATCCTCCGGCGTCGTCACCGGCCGCTGGCAGGCGAAGCGCTCGCACACGTACGCCGTCGCCTTTCCGTCCAGCGCGGTGCGGCCCCGCAGGAGCGGGATCAGCTCCGCCACCTCGTCACCTTCGTCGGGGCGGCGCAGCGCAACGGCGGTGTTGGGAAGGTAGGCGCGGCGCACGACGCGGAGGAGCGCTTCCGTGTCTTCGTCGCCCGGGCGGCCGACGATCGCCACCTCCTGCGGAACGGCCAGGTAGCGGTCCAGCGCGGTCACCAGGTGGCCGAACGCGCCCGGGAAGCGCGCCAACTGGTCCGCGAAGCTGGCCAGCACCCGCTCCGCCACGGTGCGGAAGCGCTCCTCTCCCGTCAGCTCGGCGAGGCGCAGCAGGGCGAGCGTCGCCGCGGAGTTGCCGGACGGGGTGGCATTGTCGTACAGGTCGCGCGGGCGCACCACCAGCGTCTCCGCGTCGTGCGCGGTGTCGAAGAAGATCCCCTGCTCGTCCTCCCAGAAGCGCTCCAGCATCCCCTCGCCGAGCGCGCGGGCTTCGCGCAGCCAGCGGGGGTCGAAGGTGGTCTCGTACAGCGACAGCAGGGCGTCGGCGAGAAGGGCGTAGTCTTCCAAAAAGGCGCCGATCTTGGCGCGTCCGTCCTTGTAGCTGCGCAGGAGCACGCCCTCCGGACGCAGGGCGCGCAGGAGGAAGTCCGCGCTGCGCTCCGCCGCCTCGCGGTAGTCGGCGCGGTCCAGCACCCGCGCCGCGTCGGAGAAGGCGTGGAGCATCATGGCGTTCCACGAGGTGAGCACCTTGTCGTCGCGTCCCGGCCACACGCGCTGGGCACGCGCCGCGTACAGCTTCGGCCGCGCCCGCTCGATCGCCTCCATCAGCTCCTGCACACTGATGCCGGCATCCGCCGCCACTTCCACCGGGTCGCGAGGTGTGTGCAGGATGTTGTGCCCCTCGAAGTTCCCCGCCTCCGTCACGCCGAAGTAGCGCCGCACGAGCGCGCCGTCCTCCGCGCCCGCGACCGCGTCGATATCGTCTGGCGTCCACACGTAGAACTTCCCCTCCTCGCCCTCGCTGTCCGCGTCGAACGCCGAGTAGAAGCCGCCCTCCGGCCCCGTCATCTCGCGGAGCACGAAGCCGAGCGTTTCCTCCACCACCTGGCGGAACTCGGGGTCACCGGTGGCCTGGAAGGCGTGGACGTACGCCTGCGCCAGGAGCGCGTTGTCGTACAGCATCTTCTCGAAGTGCGGGACGAGCCACTGCGCGTCCACGCTGTACCGCGCGAAGCCCCCTCCGATGTGGTCGTACATCCCGCCCGCGTGCATGCGCCGCAGCGTATGTGCGGCCATCTGCAGCGCCTCCGGTCCCCCGGTGCGCTTCCAGTGGCGGAGGAGCACCTCGATGGTCATCGGCTGCGGGAACTTGGGCGCGCCACCGAAGCCGCCCCAGCGCGCGTCGAACCGCGTGGCCAGGTGATGCGCCGCGCGGTCCAGCACGGACCCGCTGAGCGCGCTCGCCGCTCGCTTCGGCACCGAATGCTGCAGCGACTGGCGGATCTCGGCGGCGCTGCGGTCCACCTCGCCGCGCCGCGTGCGCCACGCATCGGCCAGCGCGGTCAGCACCTGCGTGAACGAGGGCATCCCGTGGCGCGGCTCGGGCGGATAGTAGGTGCCGCCGTAGAACGGCGCGCCGTCGGGCGTGAGGAACACCGTCATCGGCCACCCGCCGTGCCCCGTCATCCCCTGCACGGCCGCCATGTAGATGCTGTCGATCTCCGGCCGCTCCTCGCGATCCACCTTGATGTTGACGAAGTGCTCGTTCATCAGGGCGGCCGTCTGCGGATCTTCGAACGACTCGTGCTCCATCACGTGGCACCAGTGGCACGCCGAGTACCCCACGGAGAGCAGGATCGGCCGGTCCTCGGCCCGCGCGCGCTCCAGCGCCTCGGGTCCCCAGGGGTACCAGTCCACCGGGTTGTCCCTGTGCTGCAGGAGGTACGGGCTGGTCTCGTCGACGAGGCGGTTGGGCATGGGCCGGAACGTTTCAGGGGTATCGGTTGGAGCCCGTGCGCACGCGGCAAAGCGCGGGCCCGCCACGGAGCACCAATCCGCTGGACAGAACTGCCCGCGTGCACTATCATGAAATCGACTGCGAATTTCCTGCTTAATGGAGCGCCACCATGATCGACCTGAACGACATCTATTCTCTCAGTGACTTTCAGCGGAAGACCCGTGAACACATCGAGCGGCTCAAGCAAACCGGGAAACCAACCGTGCTTACCGTGAACGGAAAAGCGGAGCTCATCGTCCAGGACGCCTCGGCATACCAGGCGCTCCTCGACCGCCTGGACGAGGCTGAGGCGATCATCGGGATCCAGCGTGGACTGGACTCCATTGATCGCGGCGAAGGCGAGTCGCTGGAAGAAGCGATCGCGAAGATCCGCGCCAGCGTACCGGTGCGACGGAGCGCGTGACCTACAAGATCGTCGTCCAGCCGGCGGCGCGCGCCGAAGCCGCGGGGATCTACAAGTACCTGCACGAGCACTCTCCTCCAGCCGCGGAGCGATGGCTCGGGGGATTTGAGCAGGCGGCTCGCACGCTCGAGAGCATGCCGGAACGCTGTGGCCACGCGCTGGAGAACCGGTCGTTCAAACGTGAAATCCGCCAGCTCCTGTACGATCAATACCGCATTCTCTTCACAATCCGCGGCCGCACCGTGCGCGTGCTGCACGTGCGCCACGGGGCACGCATTCCGCTGGGTAAGCGCGGCGGGGAGTGAGAGACATCGAAAGCGCCCCGCGTCCGGCATGGACGCAGGGCGCTATCGCTTCTGGATGGAGGATGCCTAAAGCGCGCTGGCCCCCCTGCGGATCGCCTCGCGAAGGTCATCCATCGTGCCGTTGAGGCCGTGGACGGCGCCGATGGTGCGCACGTCGAGGCGAAAGCGGCGGATGATGGAGTCGAGGTCGCGGTTGGCGTCGGGCGAGACGACCGGGCCGCCGTGCTCGTTGATGCGCAGGAGGTCGCCCTGGAAAAGGAGCTTCTGCGCGGGGACGTACACGGCCAGCATCGCGGCGGCGTGGGAGGTGGGGCCGACGTCGAGGACCTCCACCGCGCGCGCTCCCCGTCCGATGGTACGGCGTCCAGACAGCGTTTCGAACACCGCCTCCCTGACGGGCGCGCGCGGCGGCTGGCCGATGCGGCCGAGGGTGCGGGTGACCGAGATCATCCGCCGCAGGTACGCCTCGCTCCCCGGTGCCACCAGGATCGTGGCGCCGCGCGCCGCGTACGCCGGGATGCCGCCGATGTGGTCGCCGTGGTGGTGCGTGATGACGACGTAGCGGATCGGACGGCCGGGGAGCGTCCGCTCGATCAGCGCGATCGCGGCGCCGGTGATGTCGGGATTGAGCGGCGCGTCCACCACTACGAGGCCGTCGTCCGTGTCCACCACCAGCGAACGGTAGCCGCCGCCGATCCGCTCCACGAAGTACACGCCCTCCGTCACGCGCGTCATCGCGGGCGCGCCGCCGGGGGCTGGGGCCGCGTAGCCCGCCGGGACGCGGAAGAGGCTGTCCGGGAGCTCGGCCGCCGGCGCGAACGAGACCAGGCGCTGCCGTCCGGTAAGCAGCCCGTTCCAGCGCAGCTCCAGCCGGCGCGGCACCGAGAAGCCCGCGACCTGCTCGTAGCTCGCGAAGTAGGTCGCATTCACCTCGTCGCCCAGCGAGCCGTTGCCAATCTCCTCGCGGCGGGTGAGGAGGTGCGTGGCGGTGTCGAAGTAGAGCGTGACCGGGTCTCCCTCGGCGGTGGTGTACGAGATCACCTCCTCCTGCGCGGTCCGGCCGAGATGGCGTAGCGTGTTGGACCGCTCGAGCGCCTGGCGGAGCAAAAGGACCGGCATGTTGCCGCCAAGGGACGAGAGCGCCCGCCGCTGCTGTGTCCCGGTGGTGTCCCGCTGGTAGGTGGTGCCGCCCATCCCGCGCTCCGGGTGATGGTTGTAGCTCAGGAACTCGCGGCCGCTGCCGACCCACCGGAACGCGTTCAGGTACCCTCCGCCGAAGCGGAACTCGCGGTCCCACGCGAAGCGGCCGCCCGCGATGTCGACTCGCACGTCGCTCGTCACCGCACGCCCGTTCCCCGCCGTGTCCCACGATGCGGCCGGCACGCGACCCTGCGTGGGGGCGTAGTCCTCGCCCTCCCAGCGGAACGAAGCCGCCGTGAGCCCGCGGATCGCGGCCGCGCCGCCGTGCGCCTCCGCGCCCAGGCGCAGTACTTCGGCGGCGCGCGTGTACGAGCTCCAGAGCGGACCCTGCGGCGCTTGCGCGGCGAGGGCGGCGGGTGCGAGGAGCAGGGCGGAGAGGAGGAGACTTCGGCGGATGGTCTGGTGGGGCATGCGTGTGCTCCGGTGTGGGGTGATGGGTAGGTGCCAATTTTTTGGCTTATGCGGGTGCGCGGAGGGCCCTCACCCCCGTCTCGTACACTCGACTGCCCCCTCTCCCGATAACGGGAGAGGGCTGCGCCCTCGCCGGTATCTGGAGAGGGGGCTTGACTGCGTGCGCGGTGCGGACATCCTGTAGGGGCGCGATTTATCGCGCCCGCGGCCGGGGATGCGCCGACGTTTGTCTTTGCGTTCGGGCGTCTGGTTCAACCGTCGGCGGGCCAGCCGAAGCGGATGACCATGCCCTGTCCTGAGCCTGGGCGGAGGCGGGCGCCGAAGCGGGCCATCGCGGGGACGGCGGGGTTGGGCTCGGTGCGCAGCGTGGCGTGCAGCGCCGCGACCGAGGCGGGGTCGCCGAAGCGGGCGATGCTCTCGGCGGCAAAGGCGCGGCGCGTCCAGTCGGGCGAGCCGAGGGCGGTCCAGAGCACGTCGGGGCGCGGGCTCAGGCGCATGGAGCCGACGACCAGGACCAGCGCGGCGCAGGCTGCCGCCGTCGCAAAGGATGCCGCGAAGGATGGGGCGGGGCGCGGGGCAGGGGTCAGGATCGCGCGCAGCCTCAGGCGGAGCTGTCCACGGCGGAGGAAGCCGGCCGCCACGATCGCCGGGCCCACCGCGCCGAAGCCGCGGGCGCCATCGGCGATGCGCAGGAGGCACTCGGCGTAGTCGGAGGGGCGGACGCCGGCGCGAAGGACGCGCTCGTCACAGGCCCGCTCCCGCTCGGTGCCCAGGCGGTGCGCGGCCCACCAGGCGCCCGGGTGGAACCACCAGAGCGCGCACGTCAGGTGGGCGAAGAGCTGGAGGAGGCAGTCCAGCCGCCGCACGTGGGCCAGCTCGTGGAGGAGGACGGCGCGGCGGTGGGATTCCGGCCACCCGTCCGCGTCGGCGGGAAGGACGACGGCGGGGTGCAGCGTGCCCCAGGTGAGCGGCGTGCCGATTCCCGCCGCGCGCAGAAGGCGCACGCGGCGCCGCACCCCCAGCGCGGCCGAGCACTCGTCCAGCAGCGCCAGCCAGCCCGCATTCTCCACCGGCCGGGCGCGGCGCGAGAGGAGCGCGACGGCGGTCCATCCCCACGCGAGGCGACCCAGCACCAGCGCGGCGCCGGCCATCCAGGCGATCCCCAGCACTGTCGTCCAGGGCAGGGTGAGCGCGCCGGGCCAGCTCTGCGCCACCATCGTGGAGCCGATCGCGATCATCGGCTCGGCCAGAACGGAGGGGACCACGTGGGCGCTCCAGTGCAGCGGGAGCATGCGCAGCTCCGGCAGCGGCAGCAGCGCGACCAGCGCCGCCGCCCAGAGCTGCGCCCGCACGGATGCGGGGGCGCGGCGAAGGAGGAGGGCCGCCGCGGCCAGGATCAGCAGCAGGACGGTGGCCCGCAGTGAGGTGGCGTAGCGGAGCCAGGCCCACTCCGGGCTCCACACCGGGTCCAGCGCCATCCACCCGTTCACCGCCCCTCCTCGCGCTCGCGGCGGATCATCTCGACCAGCTCGTCGCGCTCCCTGGGCGTCAGCGGGCGCTCGGAGAGGTCCAGGAGCGTCGCGACGGCGGCGCGGGGCGAGCCGCCGAAGAAGGTGCGCAGCAGGTGCGCCGCCGCCGAGCGCTGCGCGGAGTCGCGCGGCACGGTGGGGAGGTAGATGTGGCGTGGGCCATCCTTTTCGTGCTTCAGGTGCCCCTTGTCCTCCAGAATGCGCAGCATGGTGCGCACGGCCGTGGCGCTGGGCGGGTCCGGGAGGCGCTCGTGGATCTCGGACGCGCTCGCCCGCCCCAGGCGAAAGACCACGTCCATGATCTGGCGCTCGCGGCGGCTCAGCTCGGCGTCGGGTGAGGTGTCGGAAGGCATCGGCGGAGGGCGGGGCGTGCGAGGGAGGTGGATCGCTCTGGTGCCAAGATAATGGCACCCCCGGGCGAAGGCAAGGAAGACGTGCGGGCTCCACCGTAGCGGCACCGGGGTTGCACGCATATCCTGTTGGCAGCGAAGGCATTCAAGCTTCTCCAGGAAGACGGGTCCCGTGGAGCAGATATTTATCCGTTTGTTTGAAGAGCGGTTCGGCAAGCCGCCGGCCTCCATCCTCCAGATCGAGGGCGATGGCTCCAGCCGCGCGATGTACCGCTTGATCGGCGACGCCATGGAGACGGCGGTGGGCGTTGTGGGCCCCGACCGCGACGAGAATCGCGCCTTCCTCTCGTACTCGC of the Longimicrobium sp. genome contains:
- a CDS encoding type II toxin-antitoxin system RelE/ParE family toxin, whose product is MTYKIVVQPAARAEAAGIYKYLHEHSPPAAERWLGGFEQAARTLESMPERCGHALENRSFKREIRQLLYDQYRILFTIRGRTVRVLHVRHGARIPLGKRGGE
- a CDS encoding M56 family metallopeptidase; its protein translation is MNGWMALDPVWSPEWAWLRYATSLRATVLLLILAAAALLLRRAPASVRAQLWAAALVALLPLPELRMLPLHWSAHVVPSVLAEPMIAIGSTMVAQSWPGALTLPWTTVLGIAWMAGAALVLGRLAWGWTAVALLSRRARPVENAGWLALLDECSAALGVRRRVRLLRAAGIGTPLTWGTLHPAVVLPADADGWPESHRRAVLLHELAHVRRLDCLLQLFAHLTCALWWFHPGAWWAAHRLGTERERACDERVLRAGVRPSDYAECLLRIADGARGFGAVGPAIVAAGFLRRGQLRLRLRAILTPAPRPAPSFAASFATAAACAALVLVVGSMRLSPRPDVLWTALGSPDWTRRAFAAESIARFGDPASVAALHATLRTEPNPAVPAMARFGARLRPGSGQGMVIRFGWPADG
- a CDS encoding type II toxin-antitoxin system Phd/YefM family antitoxin, with amino-acid sequence MIDLNDIYSLSDFQRKTREHIERLKQTGKPTVLTVNGKAELIVQDASAYQALLDRLDEAEAIIGIQRGLDSIDRGEGESLEEAIAKIRASVPVRRSA
- a CDS encoding MBL fold metallo-hydrolase, which translates into the protein MPHQTIRRSLLLSALLLAPAALAAQAPQGPLWSSYTRAAEVLRLGAEAHGGAAAIRGLTAASFRWEGEDYAPTQGRVPAASWDTAGNGRAVTSDVRVDIAGGRFAWDREFRFGGGYLNAFRWVGSGREFLSYNHHPERGMGGTTYQRDTTGTQQRRALSSLGGNMPVLLLRQALERSNTLRHLGRTAQEEVISYTTAEGDPVTLYFDTATHLLTRREEIGNGSLGDEVNATYFASYEQVAGFSVPRRLELRWNGLLTGRQRLVSFAPAAELPDSLFRVPAGYAAPAPGGAPAMTRVTEGVYFVERIGGGYRSLVVDTDDGLVVVDAPLNPDITGAAIALIERTLPGRPIRYVVITHHHGDHIGGIPAYAARGATILVAPGSEAYLRRMISVTRTLGRIGQPPRAPVREAVFETLSGRRTIGRGARAVEVLDVGPTSHAAAMLAVYVPAQKLLFQGDLLRINEHGGPVVSPDANRDLDSIIRRFRLDVRTIGAVHGLNGTMDDLREAIRRGASAL
- a CDS encoding thioredoxin domain-containing protein; amino-acid sequence: MPNRLVDETSPYLLQHRDNPVDWYPWGPEALERARAEDRPILLSVGYSACHWCHVMEHESFEDPQTAALMNEHFVNIKVDREERPEIDSIYMAAVQGMTGHGGWPMTVFLTPDGAPFYGGTYYPPEPRHGMPSFTQVLTALADAWRTRRGEVDRSAAEIRQSLQHSVPKRAASALSGSVLDRAAHHLATRFDARWGGFGGAPKFPQPMTIEVLLRHWKRTGGPEALQMAAHTLRRMHAGGMYDHIGGGFARYSVDAQWLVPHFEKMLYDNALLAQAYVHAFQATGDPEFRQVVEETLGFVLREMTGPEGGFYSAFDADSEGEEGKFYVWTPDDIDAVAGAEDGALVRRYFGVTEAGNFEGHNILHTPRDPVEVAADAGISVQELMEAIERARPKLYAARAQRVWPGRDDKVLTSWNAMMLHAFSDAARVLDRADYREAAERSADFLLRALRPEGVLLRSYKDGRAKIGAFLEDYALLADALLSLYETTFDPRWLREARALGEGMLERFWEDEQGIFFDTAHDAETLVVRPRDLYDNATPSGNSAATLALLRLAELTGEERFRTVAERVLASFADQLARFPGAFGHLVTALDRYLAVPQEVAIVGRPGDEDTEALLRVVRRAYLPNTAVALRRPDEGDEVAELIPLLRGRTALDGKATAYVCERFACQRPVTTPEDLAWQLGVEA
- a CDS encoding BlaI/MecI/CopY family transcriptional regulator; the encoded protein is MPSDTSPDAELSRRERQIMDVVFRLGRASASEIHERLPDPPSATAVRTMLRILEDKGHLKHEKDGPRHIYLPTVPRDSAQRSAAAHLLRTFFGGSPRAAVATLLDLSERPLTPRERDELVEMIRREREEGR
- a CDS encoding DUF5654 family protein, which gives rise to MANPRVMLQTMITLASASLGLVAALAWNEAIKATIKQVFGTSESLAGLYTYAILATVLAVVVLTLLARASARVGGDVAVHREAEG
- a CDS encoding DUF429 domain-containing protein, with amino-acid sequence MTPFRYFGGIDFSGAKEPLSNLWSALGEERDGRLHVRWLQPHPFREDLRSYVAGGWRKTAGAGADERVLWGADFPFGVPAAMSERLAAGRRASWSATAAWVADRPADEVRDAFPDLFKSPRATDTNGAMAPLDLRLYKQTVEGLRWLHELRDEAEVSIVPQAPADAPTTLVEVYPSGAVKDLGIKGSRVPSRPGEVRARPAGLRTFFSFEHPSLEVIACTLEDARDACIAALAAWQCREDLDQPFRTSRVPEETLRLEGWIYRPPAALG
- a CDS encoding acyl-CoA thioester hydrolase/BAAT C-terminal domain-containing protein: MIRRHRIRSLLAAILAALGGCAQGMPPAQSGPMLDALFAPPTAAEIAAVEADWAGRDTGAHGYRVEYTKRDGRTGRTMVVSHTVGGIRHYGAVRVPDGAEGRRLPVLVITHGGESGATAYYFFHSGPVARGWVQVIPSFRSEPIRLTPFRRYESEGLPSPWDRDVDDAMGLLSSVLANVPEADSGRVAVVGRSRGGGVALLMAARDRRVKAVADLYGPTDFFLPQVRGLAKRAVGSSVPRLPGAGYLADSVLFALRDGRTTVPRARQELLRRSVVYFADRLPAVQAHHGSDDRKVHVAHADRLDAVLRAQGRDSTQWKYYRYRDAGHGVRHLRGYRRRVEAFLQRVAERGAPPSTTAPTRTR